In the Acidovorax sp. A79 genome, one interval contains:
- a CDS encoding LysR family transcriptional regulator — MTPLNFRSLDLNLLRVFDEVMAERSLTRAAHKLSITQPAVSNAMRRLRDVLGDELVVRSGQGVEPTPRALALWPPVREALAHLQDSLAPGRFEPATAESTFVLAMADATAATLVPALVEIIEREAPGISIRVLPLTTRDPRRLLDEEAADMAVGYFPAVLADLTARAQSGGAVAFESRRLYDGEYVCVMRQGHPLADAPLTLDAYCAARHMLVSFSGRPFGFIDEALASLGRERKVVITVNQFFTAGRVVSGSDLLTVLPRHFVPVTGISDALVQRALPLDVPPVHVDALWRRRGPQQAAMTWLLHALARSARRTFPEP, encoded by the coding sequence ATGACACCCTTGAACTTCCGCTCGCTGGACCTGAATCTGTTGCGCGTCTTCGACGAGGTGATGGCCGAGCGCAGCCTCACGCGCGCGGCGCACAAGCTGTCCATCACCCAGCCCGCCGTGAGCAATGCCATGCGCCGGCTGCGCGACGTGCTGGGTGATGAACTGGTGGTGCGCAGCGGCCAGGGGGTTGAGCCCACGCCCCGCGCCTTGGCGCTGTGGCCCCCCGTGCGCGAGGCCCTGGCCCATCTGCAGGACTCCCTGGCGCCGGGGCGCTTCGAGCCCGCCACGGCCGAGTCCACCTTTGTGCTGGCCATGGCCGATGCCACGGCGGCCACGCTGGTTCCCGCCCTCGTGGAGATCATCGAGCGCGAGGCCCCCGGCATTTCGATCCGGGTGCTGCCCCTGACCACCCGCGACCCCCGGCGCCTGCTCGACGAGGAAGCCGCCGACATGGCGGTGGGCTACTTTCCGGCCGTGCTGGCGGACCTCACGGCACGCGCGCAGTCGGGCGGGGCGGTCGCGTTCGAGAGCCGCCGCCTCTACGACGGGGAATACGTGTGCGTGATGCGCCAGGGCCACCCGCTGGCGGACGCGCCGCTCACCCTGGACGCCTACTGCGCTGCCCGGCACATGCTGGTGAGCTTTTCCGGCCGCCCTTTCGGTTTCATCGACGAGGCGCTGGCTTCCCTGGGCCGCGAGCGCAAGGTGGTGATCACGGTCAACCAGTTCTTCACCGCCGGGCGCGTGGTGTCGGGTTCGGACCTGCTGACGGTGCTGCCGCGCCACTTCGTGCCCGTCACGGGCATCTCCGACGCGCTGGTGCAACGGGCCCTGCCGCTGGACGTCCCGCCCGTGCACGTCGATGCCCTGTGGCGCCGCCGCGGCCCGCAGCAGGCGGCGATGACCTGGCTGCTGCACGCCCTGGCGCGCTCGGCGCGCCGCACCTTTCCCGAACCGTGA